From the Anguilla anguilla isolate fAngAng1 chromosome 6, fAngAng1.pri, whole genome shotgun sequence genome, one window contains:
- the rars2 gene encoding probable arginine--tRNA ligase, mitochondrial: MACFFRRHIASKLSKALWQPEETFISSISAIPVSKKQQSPDFRFSLSSLQQNSTLPSADGIQAKIEALVQRLKPDNVVEEILVGRGTINFKISRSVLAEKILEKLHGEGHSFGVKSELFSSLQKGRTLVEFSSPNIAKKFHAGHLRSTIIGNFIANLKETVGNEVIRVNYLGDWGMQFGLLGAGFQHFGSEEKLRVNPLQHLFDVYVRVNREAESDESIWLAAREFFRCLEQGEEQALSLWQRFRDITIEEYQRIYKRLGVHFDEYSGESFHQSQAKEVLRQLKDQGLLQTTEKGTGVVDLSPAKDMSYYSTVVRSDGTSLYITRDIAAAIARKEKYAFDEMIYVTDKSQSGHFQQMFQILQAMGYEWAQSCLHVPFGLVQGMKTRQGEVVFLEDVLDEARARMLRNMKESRTTKDLEDPEDTAQEVGISALIVQDFKGPLVSDYAFSWEQVLQAQGNTGVFLQYTHARLRSLIRMQEGSLEATFDPQLLQEQCSINILQHLLRYDEVLYRSLQDLQPKHLVNFLMTLCHLAATAHRALPVKGSPPAQAQARLRLFRGTCTVLANGMRILGITPVEKM; this comes from the exons ATGGCTTGTTTTTTTAGAAGGCACATCGCATCGAAG CTCTCGAAGGCTTTGTGGCAACCAGAGGAGACCTTCATTTCATCTATCTCAGCCATTCCCGTCTCAAAGAAACA GCAGTCTCCAGACTTCCGATTCTCACTGAGCTCCCTGCAACAAAATAGCACTCTCCCATCTGCAGATGGCATCCAAGCAAAGATAGAAGCGCTGGTGCAACGG CTAAAGCCTGACAATGTTGTTGAAGAAATATTGGTCGGACGTGGAacaataaactttaaaatcagCAGATCAGTTTTGGCAGAG aaaattttAGAAAAACTACATGGGGAGGGTCACTCATTTGGAGTGAAAAGTGAACTTTTTAGCAGTCTCCAGAAAGGAAGGACGCTGGTAGAGTTCAG ttcaccAAATATCGCCAAAAAGTTCCATGCTGGACACCTACGTTCCACTATAATTG GTAACTTCATTGCCAATCTGAAAGAAACTGTGGGGAATGAAGTCATACGGGTGAATTATCTGGGGGACTGGGGCAtgcagtttg GGCTGCTGGGAGCTGGCTTTCAGCATTTTGGTTCCGAGGAGAAACTAAGAGTGAACCCCTTACAGCACCTATTTGAT GTGTATGTCCGGGTCAACAGGGAGGCGGAGAGTGATGAAAGCATCTGGCTCGCAGCCAGAGAGTTCTTTCGATGCCTGGAGCAAGGAGAGGAGCAGGCTCTGTCGTTATGGCAACGCTTCAGAGACATCACTATAGAAGAGTACCAGCGGATTTACAAG CGTTTAGGAGTCCACTTTGATGAGTACTCGGGGGAGTCGTTCCATCAGAGCCAGGCCAAGGAGGTGCTGCGGCAGCTTAAGGACCAGGGCCTGTTGCAAACCACTGA GAAGGGGACAGGAGTTGTGGATCTCTCCCCAGCCAAAGACATGTCTTACTACTCCACGGTGGTGCGTAGTGATGGGACCTCTCTCTATATCACCAG AGATATTGCTGCAGCCATTGCGCGCAAGGAAAAATACGCATTTGATGAGATGATATATGTG ACAGATAAAAGCCAGAGTGGCCATTTTCAGCAGATGTTCCAGATTCTCCAGGCCATGGGATATGAGTGGGCACAGAG ctGTCTCCATGTGCCCTTCGGCCTGGTGCAGGGCATGAAGACGCGGCAGGGCGAGGTGGTCTTCCTGGAGGACGTGCTGGACGAGGCTCGCGCCAGGATGCTGAGGAACATGAAGGAATCCAGGA CCACTAAAGACCTGGAGGACCCTGAAGACACGGCACAGGAAGTGGGGATCAGCGCTCTCATAGTCCAG GACTTCAAAGGCCCGCTGGTATCCGACTACGCGTTCAGCTGGGAACAAGTGCTCCAGGCCCAGGGGAACACGGGCGTGTTCCTGCAGTACACACATGCCAGGCTGCGCAG CCTCATCCGGATGCAGGAGGGCAGTTTGGAGGCAACCTTTGATCCACAGCTTCTCCAGGAGCAGTGTAGCATCAATATACTGCAGCACCTTCTACG GTATGACGAGGTTCTGTACCGGTCATTACAGGATCTGCAGCCCAAGCACCTGGTCAACTTCCTCATGACACTCTG CCACCTGGCAGCCACAGCCCACAGAGCACTGCCCGTAAAGGGCAGCCCCCCAGCACAAGCTCAG GCCAGGTTGCGGCTCTTCAGAGGCACATGCACAGTGCTGGCCAATGGGATGAGGATTCTAGGCATTACACCTGTTGAGAAGATGTGA
- the slc35a1 gene encoding CMP-sialic acid transporter, with product MASEPVSVVFKLYCLSVMTLVAATYTVALRYTRTVSSDLYFSTTAVCITEVIKLFLSLGMLTKETGSLGRLKSSLVENVIRSPVELLKLSVPSLVYAVQNNMAFIALSNLDAAVYQVTYQLKIPCTALCTVLMLNRSLSRLQWFSVFMLCGGVTLVQWTPVEATKVQVEQNQFLGFMAIAVAVLCSGFAGVYFEKVLKSSDTSLWVRNIQMYLSGIVVTLIGVFLSDGAKVVEKGFFYGYTPWVWFVVMMASVGGLYTSVVVKYTDNIMKGFSAAAAIVLSTVASVTLFGLKITATFSAGALLVCVSIYLYGLPKQDTSKVAKADPGKDAKTKLITV from the exons ATGGCCAGTG AACCGGTGAGTGTGGTGTTCAAGCTGTACTGCTTGTCTGTGATGACACTGGTGGCAGCTACCTACACCGTAGCTTTGCGATACACAAGGACCGTGTCGTCGGATCTTTACTTCTCCACAACAGCAGTCTGTATTACAGAAGTCATCAAATTGTTTCTGAGTCTTGGTATGCTGACTAA AGAAACGGGTAGCCTTGGCAGGTTGAAGTCATCGCTCGTTGAAAATGTGATTCGGAGTCCGGTTGAGCTTCTGAAACTGAGCGTTCCCTCTTTGGTGTACGCCGTGCAGAACAACATGGCCTTCATTGCTCTGAGCAACCTTGATGCAGCTGTGTATCAG GTGACGTACCAGCTGAAGATCCCCTGCACGGCCCTCTGCACGGTGCTGATGCTCAACCGCTCGCTCAGCCGGCTGCAGTGGTTCTCCGTCTTCATGCTGTGCGGGGGGGTCACGCTCGTGCAGTGGACCCCAGTCGAAGCCACCAAGGTCCAG GTAGAGCAGAACCAGTTCCTGGGTTTCATGGCTATCGCTGTTGCTGTCCTCTGCTCTGGATTTGCAG GGGTCTACTTTGAGAAGGTGCTGAAGAGTTCGGACACCTCGCTGTGGGTGAGGAACATCCAGATGTACCTGTCTGGTATCGTGGTGACGCTGATAGGCGTATTCCTGTCCGACGGGGCCAAGGTGGTGGAGAAGGGCTTTTTCTACGGATACACGCCATGGGTTTGGTTTGTTGTCA TGATGGCCAGCGTCGGTGGCCTGTACACTTCAGTGGTGGTGAAGTACACTGACAACATCATGAAGGGCTTCTCCGCTGCGGCGGCCATTGTCCTCTCTACAGTGGCTTCTGTCACACTGTTTGGGCTAAAGATCA CTGCCACCTTCTCCGCCGGAGCCCTGCTGGTGTGCGTCTCCATCTACCTGTACGGCCTGCCCAAACAGGACACCAGCAAGGTGGCCAAAGCCGACCCGGGCAAGGACGCCAAAACCAAATTGATCACGGTCTGA
- the cnr1 gene encoding cannabinoid receptor 1, with amino-acid sequence MKTVLGDVADTTFRTITSGLQFLGSNDVNYDDSTIDADFTKGGYPLQKPLSAFRSNSFPGKVPGDEELILKGIPFYPTNVTDILGNRSTFGEEGSTIQCGENFMDMECFMILTPSQQLAVAVMALTLGTFTVLENLVVLCVILHSRTLRCRPSYHFIGSLAVADLLGSVIFVYSFLDFHVLHRKDSPNVFLFKLGGVTASFTASVGSLFLTAIDRYISIHRPLAYRRIVTRTKAVIAFCMMWAISIIIAVLPLLGWNCKRLKSLCSDIFPLIDKNYLMFWIGVTSVLVIFIIYAYMYILWKAHHHAVRMLSRTSQKSLVVYSADGTKVQTTRPEQTRMDIRLAKTLVLILVVLIICWGPVLAIMVYDLFWRMDNFTKTIFAFCSMLCLLNSTINPIIYALRSKDLRHAFFNAFRMCRGSAQPLDNSLESDCQNRANISANRAAESCVKTTVKIAKVTMSVSTETSAEAV; translated from the coding sequence ATGAAGACGGTATTGGGTGACGTTGCCGACACCACTTTCCGGACAATAACCTCTGGGTTGCAGTTCCTCGGCTCCAACGATGTCAATTATGATGACTCCACCATCGATGCCGATTTCACCAAGGGTGGCTACCCTTTACAGAAGCCTCTGTCTGCCTTCCGCAGCAATTCCTTTCCTGGCAAAGTGCCGGGAGACGAGGAACTCATCCTCAAAGGCATCCCTTTCTACCCGACCAATGTCACAGACATTCTGGGCAACAGGAGCACCTTCGGGGAAGAGGGCAGCACCATCCAATGCGGGGAGAACTTCATGGACATGGAGTGCTTCATGATCCTCACCCCCAGCCAGCAGCTGGCAGTGGCGGTGATGGCGCTCACACTGGGCACTTTCACGGTGCTGGAGAACTTGGTGGTGCTGTGCGTGATCCTCCACTCGCGCACGCTTCGCTGCCGACCATCTTACCACTTCATCGGCAGCCTGGCCGTGGCCGACCTACTGGGAAGCGTCATCTTCGTCTACAGCTTTCTGGATTTCCACGTCCTCCACCGCAAGGACAGCCCCAACGTTTTCCTCTTCAAGCTGGGCGGGGTGACAGCCTCCTTTACCGCCTCCGTGGGAAGCCTGTTCCTGACCGCCATTGACCGCTACATCTCCATCCACAGGCCCCTGGCCTACAGGCGCATTGTCACCCGCACCAAGGCCGTCATCGCCTTCTGCATGATGTGGGCCATCTCCATCATCATCGCggtgctccccctgctgggctgGAACTGCAAGCGCCTCAAGTCGTTGTGCTCGGACATCTTCCCCCTCATCGACAAGAACTACCTGATGTTCTGGATCGGGGTGACCAGCGTGCTGGTCATTTTCATCATCTACGCCTACATGTACATCCTGTGGAAAGCTCATCATCATGCCGTGCGGATGCTTAGCCGCACCTCTCAGAAGAGCCTGGTGGTGTATTCGGCGGATGGCACCAAAGTGCAGACCACTCGGCCGGAGCAGACCCGTATGGACATCCGGCTGGCCAAGACACTGGTGCTCATCCTGGTGGTGCTGATCATCTGCTGGGGCCCCGTGTTGGCCATCATGGTCTACGACCTCTTCTGGAGGATGGACAACTTCACCAAGACGATCTTCGCCTTCTGCAGCATGCTCTGCTTGCTCAACTCCACCATCAACCCCATCATCTATGCCCTGCGAAGCAAGGACCTGCGCCACGCCTTCTTCAACGCCTTCCGAATGTGCCGAGGCAGCGCTCAGCCGCTGGACAACAGCTTGGAGTCCGACTGTCAGAACAGGGCCAACATTTCCGCCAACAGAGCCGCGGAGAGCTGCGTAAAAACCACTGTGAAAATAGCCAAAGTGACCATGTCGGTCTCCACGGAGACATCTGCGGAAGCTGTCTGA
- the akirin2 gene encoding akirin-2 has protein sequence MACGATLKRTMDFDPLMSPASPKRRRCAPMSPSASASSPQKYLRMEPSPFGEVSSRLTTEQILNNIKQEYKRMQKRRHLENSFQQTDGSCSLDSHPHSSILSGSSLPGTSSGASSPSRKEQPLFTLRQVGMICERLLKEREDKVREEYEEILTSKLAEQYDAFVKFTHDQLMRRFGEQPASYVS, from the exons ATGGCTTGTGGAGCTACTTTAAAAAGGACTATGGATTTCGATCCTTTGATGAGCCCAGCGTCCCCTAAAAGGAGGAGATGCGCCCCAATGTCCCCATCGGCTTCCGCCTCTTCCCCTCAGAAATACCTGCGCATGGAACCTTCACCATTTGGAGAGGTGTCGTCCAGACTCACAACAG agcAAATCCTGAACAACATCAAGCAGGAGTACAAGCGCATGCAGAAGCGCAGGCACCTGGAGAACAGCTTTCAGCAGACCGACGGGAGCTGCTCCCTGGACTCGCACCCCCATTCGTCCATTTTGAGTGGGTCCTCCCTGCCAG GTACATCCTCTGGGGCTTCATCTCCATCGAGGAAAGAGCAGCCGTTATTCACCCTAAGACAAGTTGGGATGATCTGCGAACGTCTATTAAAAGAACGTGAAGACAAAGTTCGGGAAGAGTACGAGGAGATATTGACTTCAAAATTGGCAG AACAATATGATGCCTTTGTGAAGTTCACACATGATCAGTTAATGCGACGATTTGGAGAGCAACCTGCTAGCT ATGTTTCCTGA